aGCGCACGGCACCTtacggtgctacttgcacgaggcctctccgttccattgccaaaagccatcagccgccacgagcgacgccagacacaactcacaacaaccgatggcaatcggcacgtactgagtttagccccatgcgcacggcaccttgcggcgctacttgcacgaggcctcgccgttccgtagccaaaagccatcagccgccacgagtgatggcgcctcccgatgttgcctgtaacaaccgatggcattcggaacgtactgagtttagccccatgagCATGGCACCTTACGGCgttacttgcatgaggcctcgccgttccgttgccaaaatccatcagccgccacgagcgatgtcgcctcccgatgttgcccacaacaaccgatggcattcgaaacgtactgagtttagccccatgcgcatggcaccttgcggcgctacttgcacgaggcctcgccgttccattgccaaaagctatcagccgccacaccgatgtcgcctcccgatgtttccccaacaaccgatggcagtcggcacgtactgagcttagccccatgtgcacggcaccttgcggtgctacttgcacgacgcttcaccgttccgttgccaaaatccattagccgccacgagcgatgtcgcctcccgatgttgcccacaataatcgatggcattcggaacgtactgagtttatccccatgcgcatggcaccttgcggcgctacttgcacgaggccttgccattccattgccaaaaaccatcatccGCCACGAGCGAAGCcaaacacaactcacaacaacctatggcaatcggcacgtattaagtttagccccatgcgcacggcaccttgcagcgctacttgcacgatgcttcgccattctgttgccaaaagccaatagccgccacaagcgatgccgcctcctgatgttgcccacaacaaccgatggcattcagaacgtactgagtttagcctcatgtgcacggcaccttgcggtgctacttgcacgaggcctctccgttccattgccaaaagccatcagccgccacgagcgacgccagacacaactcacaacaaccgatagtaatcggcacgtactgagtttagccccatgcgcacggcaccttgcggtgctacttgcacgaggcctcgccgttccgtagccaaaagccatcagccgccacgagcgatggcgcctcccgatgttgcctgtAACAAtcgatggcattcggaacgtactgagtttagccccttGAGCATGGAACCTTGtggcgctacttgcatgaggcctcgccgttccgttgcaaaaatccatcagccgccacgagcgatgttgcctccTGATGTTTCCCACAACAACCTGACTCAATGATCCTCAGACGAGGAAGTAGTTGCATTAGATTGATAGATCATCTCACGCTGTTCCTGCTGTATCTTTTCAAACTTGTCCTCCTCAGCAGTCCTGGCATCGTAAATCATTTTCAACTGATCGTTGAAAAACTTCTCTAGATACTCCATCTCTTCCTTGTTCCCTTCATGGTGCATCTTAGTTCTCAGTCTGACAATCTTGTTCTCTTCGATTGTCTGACGGAGCTTTTCACTTACCAGTTTTAAAGACTCTTCAGAAGCCTTAGCCCACTTTTGGTGCTTAGCAGCTTTGTTCTTGTACCATATGAGCTGTTGATTATCCTCCGACATCTGCATCGCTGGATTCCCAACAGTTTCTTGATATGACCGAATCTCGAACTTCAGCCTTGATTTCCCACGTGAATGCCGATTAAAGTTGTCCATGTCTCTTTTCTCTGTCATGTAACCATAAAGCTTACGTTTGCCCCCCCGGATAAAAGAGATCTGGATTGTGTTCCCATGCATCTCTATCTCTTCCTTTTGCAGAAAACTGCTCACATTCGGAACGTgttgagtttagccccatgcacatggtaccttgcggcgctacttgcatgaggcctcgccattccgttgccaaaagctatcagccgccacactgatgtcacctcccgatgtttcccccaacaaccgatggcagtcggcacgtactgagtttagccccatgcgcatggcaccttgcgacgctacttgcacgaggcctcgccgttccgttgtcAAAATCCATCAGCCGCCACAAGCGACGCCAGACACAAATCACAACAACCTACGGCAATCagcacgtactgagtttagccccatatgcacggcaccttgcagcgctacttgcacgatgcttcgccattccgttgccaaaagccatctgCTGCCACAAgcaatgtcgcctcccgatgttgcccccaacatccgatggcagtcggcacgtactgtgcttagccccatgcgcacggcaccttgctgtgctacttgcacgacgctTTGCCGTtacgttgccaaaagccatcagccaccacgagcgatgtcacctcccgatgttgcccacaataatcgatggcattcggaacgtagtgagtttagccccatgcgcacaccaccttgcggtgctacttgcatgaggccttgTAGTTCTGTTTCCAAAAGCCATCATCCGCCACGAGCGACGCCAGACataactcacaacaaccgatggtgatcgccacgtactgagtttagccccatgcgtacggcaccttgtgGCTCTACTTGCAgaaggcctcgccattccgttgccaagaTCTATCAGCCGCCACActgatgtcgcctcccgatgttgccccaaACATCC
The DNA window shown above is from Nicotiana tomentosiformis chromosome 8, ASM39032v3, whole genome shotgun sequence and carries:
- the LOC138896780 gene encoding protein SUPPRESSOR OF GENE SILENCING 3-like — encoded protein: MTEKRDMDNFNRHSRGKSRLKFEIRSYQETVGNPAMQMSEDNQQLIWYKNKAAKHQKWAKASEESLKLVSEKLRQTIEENKIVRLRTKMHHEGNKEEMEYLEKFFNDQLKMIYDARTAEEDKFEKIQQEQREMIYQSNATTSSSEDH